One window from the genome of Salvia miltiorrhiza cultivar Shanhuang (shh) chromosome 7, IMPLAD_Smil_shh, whole genome shotgun sequence encodes:
- the LOC130991995 gene encoding neutral ceramidase 2-like: MGRSISMIWLPILLLLFLESGRASNHLIGLGSYDITGPAADVNMMGYANMEQVASGVHFRLRARAFIVAQPQGKRVLFVNLDACMASQLVTIKVLERLKARYGDLYTEKNVAISGIHTHSGPGGYLQYIVYIVTSLGFVRQSFDALVDGIEQTIIQAHDNIRPGSVYVNKGELLDAGINRSPSAYLNNPAAERSKYKYDVDKEMTLLKFADDEWGPVGSFNWFATHGTSMGRTNSLISGDNKGTAARIMEDWFDQNNGRSTSSDVSHSRIPRRVSNIIPIVNDNHHELLELAASFESLPGKSTTRFLSVARRVRSILRQADRPKFVSAFCQTNCGDVSPNVLGAFCIDTGVPCDFNHSTCGGKNELCYGRGPGYPDEFESTRIIGQRQFKKAVELFSAASEKLNAKIDYIHTYVNFSSLEVTIPKEGGGTTTVKTCPAAMGFAFAAGTTDGPGAFDFKQGDDQGNVFWRLVRNVLKTPTQEQASCQQPKPILLDTGEMKQPYDWAPSILPVQILRIGQMVILCVPGEFTTMAGRRLRDAVKKVLTSGSSKEFGSNVHVVIAGLTNTYSQYVTTYEEYQMQRYEGASTLYGPHTLSAYIQVFQKLATALITGKPVESGPQPPDLLDKQISLLTPVVVDATPIGTQFGDVSADVPKNSTFKRGDNVTVTFWSACPRNDLMTEGTFALVEILRGKDSWEPAYDDDDLCLRFIWSRPSKFSARSNASIQWIVPQTAASGVYRIRHFGASKSLLGTIKHFTGTSSAFVVA, encoded by the exons ATGGGGAGATCAATTAGTATGATTTGGTTACCGATATTGTTATTGCTCTTTTTGGAGAGTGGGAGGGCTTCCAACCACCTAATTGGGCTCGGAAGCTATGACATCACCGGGCCGGCTGCTGATGTCAACATGATGGGATATGCAAACATGGAGCAGGTGGCATCAGGTGTTCACTTCAGGTTGCGAGCTCGGGCCTTCATTGTTGCACAGCCACAAGGGAAACGAGTCCTGTTTGTGAATCTAGATGCTTGTATGGCATCACAACTGGTGACAATAAAAGTTCTCGAGAGATTGAAAGCAAG GTATGGAGATCTCTACACAGAAAAGAATGTTGCTATTAGCGGCATTCACACCCATTCTGGCCCAGGAGGGTATCTCCAATATATAGTGTATATCGTAACATCCCTTGGTTTTGTGCGCCAGTCATTTGATGCCCTTGTTGATGGCATTGAGCAGACCATCATACAAGCTCATGATAATATTAGACCTGGATCAGTCTATGTGAATAAAG GGGAACTTTTGGATGCTGGTATCAATAGAAGTCCAAGTGCTTACCTTAATAATCCAGCTGCAGAACGCAGTAAATATAAGTATGATGTTGATAAAGAGATGACACTCTTGAAGTTTGCTGATGATGAATGGGGACCAGTTGGCAGCTTCAACTGGTTTGCAACCCATGGAACTTCTATGGGCCGTACAAATTCATTGATTAGTGGGGACAATAAAGGGACTGCAGCACGAATCATGGAAGACTGGTTTGATCAGAATAACGGTAGAAGCACATCATCTGATGTATCGCATAGCAGAATCCCCAGAAGAGTCTCAAACATTATTCCAATTGTTAACGACAATC ATCATGAGTTACTAGAACTTGCTGCTTCTTTTGAGTCTTTGCCGGGTAAATCAACCACCAGGTTTTTGAGCGTTGCAAGACGTGTGCGGAGTATTCTGAGGCAGGCTGATAGGCCTAAATTTGTATCCGCATTCTGTCAGACCAACTGTGGAGATGTTAGTCCAAATGTGCTTGGTGCATTCTGTATTGATACAGGCGTACCTTGTGATTTCAATCATAGTACGTGTGGTGGAAAGAATGAGTTATGCTATGGTCGAGGACCTGG GTATCCAGACGAATTTGAAAGTACTCGCATTATTGGACAAAGACAATTCAAGAAAGCAGTTGAGCTATTCAGTGCAGCATCAGAAAAATTAAATGCGAAGATCGATTATATCCATACTTATGTTAATTTCTCTAGTCTTGAAGTCACAATTCCAAAGGAAGGTGGAGGTACCACCACCGTCAAAACATGTCCTGCAGCGATGGGGTTTGCGTTTGCTGCTGGTACAACTGATGGGCCTGGGGCTTTTGATTTCAAGCAAGGAGATGACCAG ggTAATGTGTTTTGGAGACTCGTCCGCAACGTACTCAAAACTCCTACCCAGGAACAAGCGAGTTGTCAGCAGCCAAAGCCCATTTTACTGGATACTGGCGAAATGAAACAACCTTATGACTGGGCG CCTTCAATACTTCCAGTTCAGATTCTGCGGATAGGGCAGATGGTCATTCTTTGTGTGCCTGGTG AGTTCACCACAATGGCTGGAAGACGCCTTCGAGATGCTGTGAAAAAAGTTCTCACAAGTGGAAGTAGCAAAGAGTTCGGTAGCAATGTGCATGTAGTGATAGCTGGCTTGACAAATACATACTCTCAGTACGTCACCACATATGAGGAGTACCAGATGCAGAGATATGAG GGCGCGTCAACGTTGTACGGCCCTCACACACTCAGTGCCTACATTCAAGTATTCCAGAAGCTTGCCACAGCCCTCATCACCGGAAAGCCTGTCGAGTCGGGCCCACAACCCCCGGATCTGCTCGACAAGCAGATAAGCCTGCTCACACCAGTTGTGGTGGATGCAACTCCAATTGGCACACAATTCGGGGACGTGAGCGCAGATGTACCCAAAAACTCAACCTTCAAGAGAGGCGACAATGTGACGGTCACTTTCTGGTCCGCATGCCCAAGAAACGATCTCATGACTGAAGGGACTTTCGCGCTGGTAGAGATCCTCAGGGGGAAGGACTCGTGGGAGCCTGCCTACGACGACGACGACCTCTGCCTCCGGTTCATATGGTCGAGGCCTTCGAAATTCAGCGCTCGAAGCAACGCAAGCATACAGTGGATTGTGCCGCAAACAGCTGCTTCAGGTGTGTACAGAATTAGGCATTTTGGTGCTTCGAAGAGTCTGCTGGGAACGATCAAGCATTTCACGGGTACTTCTAGTGCTTTTGTGGTGGCATGA